A part of bacterium genomic DNA contains:
- a CDS encoding response regulator, translating into MRVLIADDNPVVRRILQQLIEKEEGFEVAAAVSDGDECIETIQKTAPDVVSLDLEMPRMSGRAVLMKMLERNLKPGVVVVTGLPILDQPSVQDELRSLGANAILSKDFSPTGNDLNLFSREYFRALKQAATAQ; encoded by the coding sequence GTGCGAGTTTTAATAGCGGATGACAATCCGGTTGTGCGCCGGATATTGCAGCAGCTCATCGAAAAAGAAGAGGGTTTCGAGGTCGCGGCTGCGGTTTCGGACGGGGACGAGTGCATCGAGACGATTCAGAAGACCGCACCGGACGTTGTGTCCTTGGACCTTGAGATGCCGCGCATGAGCGGACGGGCGGTGCTGATGAAGATGCTGGAGCGGAATCTCAAGCCGGGAGTCGTGGTGGTGACGGGACTACCGATATTGGATCAACCGTCGGTACAGGATGAACTGCGGTCTTTGGGGGCAAATGCGATTCTGTCCAAGGATTTTTCACCAACAGGGAATGACTTGAATCTGTTTTCAAGAGAGTATTTTCGTGCTTTGAAGCAAGCTGCGACAGCTCAGTGA